One window of Thermacetogenium phaeum DSM 12270 genomic DNA carries:
- a CDS encoding AbrB/MazE/SpoVT family DNA-binding domain-containing protein, producing MNVSRVSPRGQVVIPKHLRDKFNIKPNSKVYFTESDGKLVLHILPPDPVAAARGILQKDIPLDELIRQNREEELSYEKEFQNR from the coding sequence ATGAACGTTTCGCGGGTTTCACCACGGGGGCAGGTCGTGATCCCCAAGCACTTAAGGGATAAGTTTAACATCAAACCGAATTCGAAGGTGTACTTCACCGAAAGCGATGGGAAGCTTGTTCTGCACATCCTGCCTCCCGATCCGGTAGCCGCCGCCAGAGGAATTTTGCAGAAAGACATCCCCCTGGATGAACTGATCAGACAAAACAGAGAGGAAGAGCTGTCCTATGAAAAAGAGTTCCAGAACCGCTGA
- a CDS encoding type II toxin-antitoxin system VapC family toxin, with protein MKKSSRTADPAVERYTLDTYAVLSYLRDEFCADEVASLLQAGKSGRALLYFSWINLGEVFCIVQRRNGHDTARSIVEMIKEWPVRLVLPSQEDILSAGEVKAKYPLSYADAFAVALARSKQAYLVTGDMEFKKPEEDGMVKVRWLKNGPNHRSGRGLD; from the coding sequence ATGAAAAAGAGTTCCAGAACCGCTGATCCGGCTGTCGAGCGCTACACACTCGATACTTACGCAGTTTTAAGCTATTTGAGGGATGAATTCTGTGCGGATGAAGTGGCCTCGCTCCTGCAGGCAGGAAAAAGCGGCAGGGCGCTCCTTTATTTTTCCTGGATCAATCTCGGCGAGGTTTTCTGCATAGTGCAGAGGCGAAACGGGCATGATACCGCACGCAGTATTGTGGAAATGATCAAAGAGTGGCCGGTGCGGCTGGTGCTTCCCTCCCAGGAGGACATTTTGAGCGCCGGCGAAGTGAAGGCGAAATATCCGCTCTCCTATGCAGATGCCTTCGCGGTAGCCCTCGCCCGGAGCAAACAGGCCTATCTCGTCACCGGGGATATGGAGTTCAAGAAACCGGAGGAAGACGGGATGGTGAAGGTCCGGTGGCTGAAAAACGGTCCGAATCATCGAAGCGGACGGGGACTGGATTGA